From Halanaeroarchaeum sulfurireducens, a single genomic window includes:
- the ribH gene encoding 6,7-dimethyl-8-ribityllumazine synthase, with translation MVALGLVVAEFNRDVTEAMEDAARDAADAADASVVETLSIPGAYDAPLAADRLARRDDIDAVAVVGAIVTGDTDHDTTIGHATAQRLSDVSLERDTPVTLGVSGPGMSGDEARARTHKGAEAVESAIHLAEQL, from the coding sequence ATGGTAGCCCTTGGGCTGGTGGTCGCGGAGTTCAACCGCGACGTCACCGAAGCGATGGAAGACGCCGCGAGGGACGCGGCAGATGCCGCCGATGCGAGCGTCGTCGAGACCCTGAGTATTCCCGGAGCGTACGACGCACCGCTCGCCGCGGACAGGCTCGCACGCCGTGACGACATCGACGCGGTGGCCGTCGTCGGCGCGATCGTCACCGGCGATACGGACCACGACACGACCATCGGCCACGCCACCGCACAGCGGCTTTCCGACGTGAGCCTCGAGCGGGACACTCCCGTAACGCTGGGCGTCAGCGGACCCGGAATGTCTGGGGACGAGGCGCGCGCACGCACGCACAAGGGTGCCGAAGCGGTCGAAAGCGCGATTCATCTCGCAGAACAACTATGA
- a CDS encoding glycosyltransferase → MSGRNSASTPPAVAAFTDTYLPTVNGVTYTISAWRDRWNTRGSRMDVVYPRSSYEPDDGEHPVTSVPFPFYDGYRLGLPQLPDAVRDVDVVHAHTPFLLGLSADRLARRESVPLVVSYHTPTAEYAEYLVPSWASSAVASLSRQYESWFLDRADLVLTPSAATASDVRRLTDAPVETHSNGVDVEFFRPTDSASFIRRHSIPDDRPIVGYTGRHGYEKNLDAIFEATADLDVTVVLAGDGPARESLEETAAALDVDAIFLGFLERENLPAFYSTLDVFAFPSPVETQGLVALEANACGTPVVAVDSGALSATVEDGITGYHFGPGDVAGFRNQIERALKNGDSLSQSCLDRRSEISLEMSMDRLEDTYERLLSSTDES, encoded by the coding sequence ATGAGCGGGAGGAACTCCGCCTCCACACCGCCGGCCGTCGCAGCGTTCACCGACACGTACCTGCCGACGGTAAACGGTGTGACCTACACCATCTCGGCGTGGCGGGACCGGTGGAACACTCGCGGCAGTCGAATGGACGTCGTCTACCCTCGTTCGTCCTACGAACCGGACGACGGCGAGCATCCGGTCACGAGCGTACCGTTTCCCTTCTACGATGGCTATCGGCTTGGCCTCCCACAGTTACCGGACGCGGTCCGGGACGTCGACGTCGTTCACGCACACACACCGTTCTTGCTGGGACTCTCTGCAGACCGTCTCGCACGCCGGGAAAGCGTTCCGCTGGTCGTCTCCTACCACACGCCGACGGCGGAGTACGCCGAATACCTCGTGCCGTCCTGGGCGTCGAGTGCGGTCGCGTCGCTCAGCCGCCAGTACGAATCGTGGTTTCTCGACCGCGCCGATCTCGTTCTCACGCCGAGCGCGGCGACGGCCAGCGACGTCCGTCGGCTCACGGACGCGCCGGTGGAGACGCACTCCAACGGCGTCGACGTCGAATTTTTCCGCCCGACGGATTCTGCCAGCTTCATTCGGCGCCATAGCATCCCCGACGACCGCCCCATCGTCGGGTACACCGGCAGACACGGGTACGAGAAGAATCTCGACGCGATATTCGAGGCGACTGCGGACCTCGACGTGACCGTCGTTCTGGCCGGCGACGGGCCGGCCCGTGAGTCGCTCGAGGAGACGGCGGCGGCACTCGACGTCGACGCCATCTTTCTCGGGTTTCTGGAACGTGAGAACCTCCCCGCCTTCTACTCCACCCTCGACGTCTTCGCGTTCCCGAGCCCGGTAGAGACACAGGGGCTCGTCGCTCTCGAGGCAAACGCCTGTGGAACGCCCGTGGTGGCGGTCGATTCCGGCGCGCTCTCGGCAACGGTCGAAGACGGAATCACCGGATACCACTTCGGCCCGGGCGACGTGGCTGGCTTCCGAAATCAAATCGAACGTGCACTAAAAAACGGTGACTCCCTCTCGCAGTCGTGTCTCGACCGCCGATCGGAGATCAGCCTCGAAATGTCGATGGACCGACTCGAAGACACGTACGAACGACTACTCTCTTCGACCGACGAGTCGTAG
- a CDS encoding Glu/Leu/Phe/Val family dehydrogenase yields MTEENPFESLQSQVDAAASYLDADDDRIERLKHPQRVLNMNLSVEMDDGSMERFRAFRSQYNDDRGPYKGGIRYHPDVNRDEVRALSGWMAFKTAVVDIPFGGGKGGIVLDPDEYSEDELERITRSFAKELRPLVGVDRDIPAPDVNTGQQEMNWIKDTYETLENTTEPGVVTGKDLESGGSAGRVAATGRSVVIAAREAFEYLGKDLEGATVAVQGFGNAGWISAKLIDEMGATVVAVSDSRGAIYREDGLDPATIKSVKRERGSVVEYKAIDETISNEDLLTLDVDLLIPAALENAIDGELAEDVSADVISEAANGPLTPDADEVLADDDVLVIPDILANAGGVTVSYFEWVQNRQRFYWSETRVNDELEDIIVSSFDDVIEAYEENDTPNLRTAAYVVAMGRILRSFDERGNWP; encoded by the coding sequence ATGACCGAGGAAAACCCATTCGAGAGTTTGCAGTCGCAGGTAGACGCGGCGGCTTCATACCTCGACGCCGATGACGATCGCATCGAGCGTCTCAAGCACCCCCAGCGGGTGCTCAATATGAACCTTTCCGTGGAGATGGACGACGGATCCATGGAGCGGTTTCGTGCCTTCCGATCCCAGTACAACGACGATCGGGGACCGTACAAGGGCGGCATCCGGTATCACCCGGACGTCAATCGGGACGAGGTGCGGGCCCTTTCCGGTTGGATGGCCTTCAAAACGGCTGTCGTCGACATCCCTTTCGGGGGCGGCAAAGGCGGTATCGTCCTCGATCCAGACGAGTACAGCGAGGACGAACTCGAACGGATCACCCGGTCATTCGCGAAGGAACTGCGTCCGCTCGTCGGCGTGGATCGCGACATCCCCGCGCCGGACGTAAACACCGGTCAGCAGGAGATGAACTGGATCAAGGATACCTATGAGACCCTCGAAAATACCACGGAGCCGGGGGTCGTCACCGGCAAGGATCTCGAGTCGGGTGGCAGCGCGGGGCGCGTTGCGGCCACCGGCCGATCCGTCGTCATCGCCGCACGGGAGGCGTTCGAGTACCTCGGCAAGGACCTCGAGGGGGCGACCGTCGCAGTGCAGGGCTTCGGAAACGCGGGATGGATCTCCGCGAAACTCATCGACGAAATGGGCGCGACGGTCGTGGCCGTCAGCGACTCCCGAGGGGCCATCTACCGGGAAGACGGACTCGACCCAGCGACCATCAAGAGTGTCAAACGCGAGCGCGGCTCAGTCGTCGAGTACAAAGCCATCGATGAGACGATCAGTAACGAAGACTTGCTCACCCTCGATGTCGACCTCCTCATTCCGGCGGCCCTGGAGAACGCCATCGACGGAGAACTGGCGGAGGACGTCTCGGCGGACGTCATATCCGAGGCGGCGAACGGTCCGCTCACTCCGGACGCGGACGAAGTCCTCGCGGACGACGACGTCCTCGTGATCCCGGACATATTGGCGAACGCCGGTGGCGTCACCGTGTCGTACTTCGAGTGGGTGCAAAACCGCCAACGCTTCTACTGGTCCGAGACGCGAGTGAACGACGAACTCGAGGATATTATCGTATCGTCGTTCGACGACGTCATCGAGGCCTACGAAGAAAACGACACGCCGAACCTCCGAACCGCTGCGTACGTGGTCGCGATGGGGCGCATCCTGCGTTCGTTCGACGAACGCGGTAACTGGCCCTGA
- a CDS encoding pyridoxal phosphate-dependent aminotransferase, with product MNYATRVQRVEPSATLAVSNLAKELEAAGEDVVDLSVGEPDFDTPDHIKAAATEAMEAGETGYAPSNGIPELREAIAEKLQGDGMEYEADNVIVTPGAKQALFETFQTLVDEGDEVVLLDPAWVSYEAQAKIAGADLTRIDLRPHDFQLEPALDELADVVSDDTELLLVNSPNNPTGAVYSREAMNGVRDLAVDHDVTVIADEIYQHINYGPEHVSLSALEDMYERTVTINGFSKAYAMTGWRLGYLAAPEELIDQAGKVQSHSVSSAVNFVQHAGVTALEERGEETAEMVEAFENRRDLLLDLFDEHDVDVSHPEGAFYMMVPVDDDDKAWATNALEDAKVATVPGSAFGTPGYVRISYAASADRLEEGVERLVEADYL from the coding sequence ATGAACTACGCAACACGCGTCCAACGAGTCGAACCGAGCGCGACACTCGCGGTAAGCAACCTCGCGAAAGAACTCGAGGCCGCAGGCGAGGACGTCGTCGACCTGTCGGTCGGAGAGCCCGACTTCGACACGCCCGATCACATCAAAGCGGCTGCCACCGAAGCGATGGAGGCCGGCGAGACGGGGTACGCGCCGTCGAACGGCATCCCGGAACTCCGGGAAGCCATCGCCGAGAAGCTTCAGGGTGACGGGATGGAGTACGAGGCCGACAACGTCATCGTGACCCCCGGCGCCAAGCAGGCACTCTTCGAGACGTTCCAGACGCTCGTCGATGAGGGCGACGAGGTCGTCCTTCTCGACCCTGCCTGGGTCTCCTACGAGGCGCAGGCGAAGATCGCTGGCGCCGACCTCACGCGGATCGATCTGCGTCCCCACGACTTCCAGCTCGAGCCCGCCCTCGATGAGCTCGCGGACGTCGTCTCCGACGACACCGAACTGCTCCTGGTCAACTCACCGAACAACCCCACGGGCGCGGTCTATTCCCGGGAGGCGATGAATGGCGTCCGCGACCTGGCGGTCGACCACGACGTGACGGTCATCGCAGACGAGATCTACCAGCACATCAACTATGGACCCGAGCACGTGAGCCTCTCGGCGCTCGAGGACATGTACGAGCGGACGGTAACCATCAACGGCTTCTCGAAAGCGTACGCGATGACGGGCTGGCGGCTCGGCTACCTCGCGGCACCGGAGGAACTGATCGACCAGGCCGGTAAGGTCCAGTCACACTCGGTTTCCTCGGCGGTGAACTTCGTCCAGCACGCAGGCGTCACCGCCCTCGAGGAACGGGGCGAGGAAACCGCCGAGATGGTGGAGGCCTTCGAGAACCGCCGCGATCTGCTTCTCGACTTGTTCGACGAGCACGACGTCGACGTCTCGCATCCCGAGGGCGCGTTCTACATGATGGTGCCTGTCGACGATGACGACAAAGCGTGGGCGACGAACGCCCTCGAAGACGCCAAGGTTGCCACGGTTCCGGGAAGCGCGTTCGGAACCCCAGGCTACGTGCGGATCTCGTACGCCGCCAGCGCCGATCGGCTCGAGGAGGGTGTCGAACGGCTGGTCGAGGCCGACTACCTCTAG
- a CDS encoding DUF7557 family protein, with protein sequence MPTIDLDPDLYDRIETHCEEGETVEDFIEELVSMYESEGRFLQEGYSE encoded by the coding sequence ATGCCAACAATCGACCTCGACCCCGACCTCTACGATCGCATCGAGACACACTGTGAAGAGGGTGAAACGGTCGAAGATTTCATCGAGGAACTTGTCTCGATGTACGAGAGTGAGGGACGGTTCCTCCAGGAAGGCTATTCGGAGTAG
- a CDS encoding flippase activity-associated protein Agl23, protein MDVPALNRDRTTLGVLGIAVLAAVVRLVGLGTRVFHWDEARIGYWILQYMETGLWNYRPVVHGPFLFHTNDVLFQAFGPTDFVARVAVAVVGALLPLAALLFRERLEHLETLVLAAFLAFNPVLLYYSRFMRNDVLVAAFAFVALGSFVRLIDTGRSRYLYVGSGLLALAATTKGIVVVYLVIWVGTLVLVADSRLLVARFRGGSPAAVARDYASSLAGRLERWALPLWIAVVEFLVVFAVLYAPRPELYQAFGDPTRLLGVVEAATVDVWWELWDTWIAADHEHSYVDFLLADAKRLSATSLVVTLFGILGFLVDRYGRRRSRDVIIVGFAWAAGAFLIFPAVTNISAAWGLVHTVVPLAIPAAVGVGVIVEKAARLRRLDDRVGAVAISIVVLLATAQVGVTAYQTSFASPQSADNPLVQYGQPAGHLQETLSDVERIADSNTGTDVLFYGDQFYVANESRPSAGENWSNRLPVSWYLERADAEVESTMQVGGLSDPPPVVIARASDYSEVNAELDGYEALAYELTATGTETVFFLDRSALPESG, encoded by the coding sequence ATGGACGTCCCCGCCCTGAACCGCGATCGGACCACGCTCGGCGTCCTGGGAATCGCCGTCCTGGCCGCTGTTGTCCGTCTGGTGGGCCTCGGCACTCGCGTCTTTCACTGGGATGAGGCTCGTATCGGGTACTGGATCCTCCAGTACATGGAAACGGGGCTCTGGAACTATCGCCCCGTCGTGCACGGCCCTTTTCTCTTCCACACCAACGACGTCCTGTTCCAGGCGTTCGGGCCGACGGACTTCGTCGCGAGGGTTGCTGTCGCGGTCGTCGGCGCGCTGCTTCCACTTGCTGCCCTGTTATTCCGGGAACGGCTGGAACACCTCGAGACCCTCGTCCTCGCCGCGTTCCTGGCATTCAATCCGGTGCTTCTGTACTACTCCCGGTTCATGCGCAACGACGTGCTCGTCGCCGCGTTCGCGTTCGTGGCGCTGGGGTCGTTCGTTCGCCTCATCGACACGGGCCGGAGCCGTTACCTCTACGTGGGGAGCGGTTTACTGGCACTCGCCGCGACGACGAAGGGGATCGTCGTCGTGTACCTGGTCATCTGGGTCGGAACTCTGGTCCTCGTCGCGGATTCGCGACTGCTCGTGGCCCGATTCCGTGGCGGTAGTCCGGCGGCCGTCGCTCGGGACTACGCGTCGTCGCTTGCGGGACGTCTCGAACGGTGGGCGCTACCCCTCTGGATCGCCGTCGTCGAGTTCCTCGTCGTATTCGCGGTCCTGTATGCCCCTCGTCCCGAACTCTACCAGGCGTTCGGCGACCCGACCCGCCTTCTCGGCGTGGTCGAGGCTGCCACCGTGGATGTCTGGTGGGAACTCTGGGACACCTGGATCGCCGCCGATCACGAACACAGCTACGTCGATTTTCTCCTCGCCGACGCGAAACGGCTATCGGCTACGTCGTTGGTCGTGACGCTGTTCGGCATCCTCGGTTTCCTCGTCGATCGGTACGGCCGCCGACGCTCTCGTGACGTAATTATCGTCGGCTTCGCGTGGGCCGCTGGGGCGTTCCTCATCTTTCCAGCGGTAACCAACATATCGGCAGCCTGGGGACTCGTTCACACAGTCGTCCCCCTGGCGATTCCCGCTGCCGTCGGTGTCGGCGTGATAGTCGAGAAGGCGGCCCGGCTTCGTCGACTGGACGACCGTGTGGGGGCAGTCGCTATCTCGATCGTCGTACTTCTCGCGACTGCTCAGGTGGGCGTGACCGCTTACCAGACGTCATTCGCGTCGCCACAGTCCGCGGACAACCCCCTCGTCCAGTACGGCCAGCCAGCAGGACACCTCCAGGAAACGCTGTCGGACGTCGAACGCATCGCCGATTCGAACACTGGGACGGACGTCCTGTTCTATGGCGACCAGTTCTACGTCGCCAACGAATCCCGCCCGTCGGCAGGGGAAAACTGGAGCAATCGATTACCGGTGTCGTGGTATCTCGAACGGGCGGACGCCGAGGTCGAGAGTACGATGCAAGTCGGCGGACTGTCGGATCCCCCGCCGGTCGTCATCGCACGCGCGAGCGACTATTCGGAAGTCAACGCCGAACTCGACGGGTACGAGGCGCTGGCCTACGAATTGACCGCTACCGGCACCGAAACGGTGTTCTTCCTCGACCGGTCGGCTCTCCCCGAATCAGGGTGA
- a CDS encoding ribonuclease P protein component 4 has translation MGIPAERIERLTDLAREAARDGNDERAAEYVRLARRIAERHRVALPRRLKRFTCDRCDRYLVPGRNARVRTQDGHVVITCECGAQSRYPYEGTDDN, from the coding sequence ATGGGCATTCCCGCCGAGCGGATCGAGCGGTTGACCGATCTCGCGCGTGAGGCGGCCAGGGACGGAAACGACGAACGAGCAGCCGAGTACGTTCGACTGGCCCGGCGGATTGCCGAACGGCATCGGGTAGCTCTCCCACGGCGGCTCAAGCGATTTACGTGTGACCGATGTGACCGGTACCTCGTTCCGGGACGCAACGCTCGCGTGCGAACGCAGGACGGACACGTCGTCATCACCTGCGAGTGTGGCGCTCAATCGCGATATCCCTACGAAGGGACCGACGACAACTGA
- a CDS encoding YhbY family RNA-binding protein — protein sequence MSEELRKQAHDLDVTVWVGKAGIESVVDELDEQLAANDLVKVKFLRSARGSGSTAALAETLADQVDAELIETRGNTAVYH from the coding sequence ATGAGCGAAGAGCTACGTAAACAGGCACACGACCTCGACGTGACCGTCTGGGTGGGGAAAGCCGGGATCGAATCCGTGGTGGACGAACTGGACGAGCAGCTCGCGGCAAACGACCTGGTGAAGGTCAAATTCCTCCGCTCGGCCCGGGGTTCCGGCTCGACGGCTGCCCTCGCCGAGACGCTCGCAGATCAGGTCGACGCGGAACTGATCGAAACGCGCGGAAATACGGCGGTCTATCACTGA
- a CDS encoding DUF2797 domain-containing protein, whose translation MQIVGYETAAGDGSAALLVGDEGIVQQRTLEEGVELSYSLGERHCAGTVTESTHEACDREAAPYCEEHTSHWPCARCTGTCSMPTEACHEEHAIYLAAFAPETIKVGVTRSWRLETRLREQGADRAAHIRTVKNGRVARGIETDMADRFPDRVRVPTKMASLHRSVDDEAWAAILDEFVPIDTYDFDYGLSLDSRPVMETLASGTVVGTKGRVLVLDRAGTTYAVDLRDLVGHEIATDPSSRSLQSSFGAFG comes from the coding sequence GTGCAAATCGTCGGGTACGAGACGGCTGCTGGCGACGGTTCCGCCGCACTCCTCGTCGGCGACGAGGGCATCGTGCAGCAGCGTACGCTGGAGGAGGGTGTGGAACTCTCGTATTCCCTCGGGGAGCGCCACTGCGCTGGCACGGTGACGGAGTCCACTCACGAAGCGTGCGATCGCGAAGCGGCGCCGTACTGCGAGGAGCACACCAGTCATTGGCCCTGTGCTCGCTGCACTGGAACGTGCTCGATGCCGACCGAAGCCTGCCACGAAGAACACGCCATCTATCTGGCCGCATTCGCACCCGAAACGATCAAAGTCGGGGTGACGCGGTCGTGGCGGCTCGAGACACGGCTGCGAGAACAGGGCGCGGACCGGGCCGCGCACATCCGAACGGTGAAAAACGGGCGGGTCGCACGCGGGATAGAGACGGATATGGCGGATCGGTTTCCCGATCGCGTCCGTGTTCCCACGAAGATGGCATCGCTTCACCGCTCGGTCGACGACGAGGCCTGGGCGGCCATTCTCGACGAGTTCGTCCCAATCGATACGTACGACTTCGACTACGGGTTGTCCCTCGACAGTCGTCCCGTAATGGAGACGCTGGCGAGTGGGACTGTCGTCGGAACGAAAGGCCGCGTGCTCGTCCTGGACCGGGCTGGGACGACTTACGCCGTCGACCTCCGGGACCTCGTGGGCCACGAAATCGCGACTGACCCGTCCTCACGCTCCTTGCAGTCGAGTTTTGGCGCGTTCGGATAG
- a CDS encoding CBS domain-containing protein has protein sequence MPPLVEDLMADDPIAIGVDASVRDAGTRLYEAAVGSLIVTSEKDVPVGIVTSTDVFRVMAETDASLSEISVSEYMSRPLLTVEADAPIRRAVRRMNEEEVEQLAIVEDYDVIGVLSRGDVIDAYEDLIKAAHVAERQPES, from the coding sequence ATGCCACCGCTCGTGGAAGATCTCATGGCGGACGATCCCATCGCGATCGGTGTGGACGCCTCCGTTCGCGATGCTGGGACACGGCTCTACGAGGCTGCAGTCGGCAGTTTGATCGTTACCTCCGAGAAGGACGTGCCGGTCGGGATCGTCACCTCGACCGACGTCTTTCGTGTCATGGCCGAGACCGACGCCTCGCTGTCAGAGATTTCCGTCTCGGAGTACATGTCTCGGCCCCTGTTGACGGTCGAGGCCGACGCACCGATCCGACGGGCAGTCCGTCGGATGAACGAGGAGGAAGTCGAACAGCTCGCCATCGTCGAGGACTACGACGTCATCGGCGTCCTCTCGCGTGGGGACGTGATTGACGCCTACGAGGACCTGATCAAGGCCGCCCACGTGGCAGAACGACAGCCGGAGTCCTGA
- a CDS encoding MFS transporter, which yields MMVATALRRLEELDVLVLTALIWFLGKFVRYAFPPLFETLGSSYGVSRTVLGTAFTGFMIVYAAMQFPSGLLADTHGAVGVIAAGSLLTTVGALALVVDAPFFVLAGAMIVMGAGTGTYKTVAVRLLSRTYPARTGRVLGVFDTFGTFGGVAAPAAVVLVAGFPSILAAPWRWLFLGAALASVGLAAGFTVRIGRRSTQAVGRTDATKSPSDATETESGHESPNDSGHLGTYLALFRTPRFTGFVVVTVLFGFAYNGTVAFLPLYLTSETPLTAVTANLLYSAMFVASLSQMATGEASDRIGTIPILSVTLGVAAAGLTAILVFGDAGGPLVIGAAVVTLGLGAHGFRPVRGAYLMELVPDAVAAGSFGIVRTVLMGAGAVAPAIIGYLSEVAGFRVAFEVLAGTLVSATVLMVLLWVVAR from the coding sequence GTGATGGTGGCGACGGCGCTTCGCCGGCTCGAGGAGCTCGACGTGCTCGTACTGACGGCGCTGATCTGGTTTCTGGGGAAGTTCGTCCGCTACGCGTTTCCCCCACTATTCGAAACGCTCGGGAGTAGTTACGGCGTCTCGCGGACGGTCCTCGGGACCGCGTTCACGGGATTCATGATCGTGTACGCGGCCATGCAGTTTCCCTCCGGTCTCCTCGCCGATACACATGGAGCGGTGGGTGTCATCGCGGCCGGTTCGTTACTCACCACCGTTGGCGCGCTGGCACTGGTCGTCGACGCACCGTTTTTCGTCCTCGCTGGGGCGATGATCGTCATGGGCGCCGGCACCGGCACGTACAAGACGGTCGCAGTTCGGCTACTGTCTCGGACGTATCCGGCGCGTACGGGGCGGGTTCTCGGGGTATTCGATACGTTCGGTACGTTCGGCGGGGTGGCCGCGCCCGCTGCGGTCGTCCTCGTCGCCGGATTCCCGTCGATACTCGCCGCTCCCTGGCGATGGCTGTTTCTGGGGGCGGCACTCGCCAGCGTCGGACTCGCCGCCGGTTTCACGGTTCGAATCGGACGGCGGTCCACGCAAGCGGTGGGACGAACTGACGCCACGAAATCACCGTCCGATGCCACCGAGACGGAGAGCGGTCACGAGTCCCCGAACGACTCGGGGCACCTCGGAACGTATTTAGCGCTGTTTCGAACGCCGAGGTTTACCGGCTTCGTCGTTGTGACGGTCCTTTTCGGCTTCGCTTACAACGGCACGGTAGCCTTCCTGCCGCTGTACCTCACGAGCGAAACACCACTTACCGCCGTAACGGCGAACCTCCTCTACAGCGCAATGTTTGTCGCCAGTCTCAGCCAGATGGCGACCGGCGAGGCGAGCGACCGGATCGGCACCATCCCGATTCTCTCGGTCACGCTCGGGGTGGCGGCTGCGGGACTGACGGCGATTCTCGTGTTCGGAGACGCCGGGGGACCACTGGTGATCGGAGCAGCAGTCGTGACACTGGGACTGGGGGCGCACGGGTTCAGACCGGTGCGCGGTGCATACCTGATGGAACTCGTTCCCGACGCCGTCGCCGCCGGGAGTTTCGGGATCGTCCGGACTGTGTTGATGGGTGCGGGGGCCGTCGCACCCGCTATTATCGGGTACCTCTCCGAGGTCGCCGGCTTCCGGGTGGCGTTCGAAGTCCTCGCCGGGACGCTCGTGAGTGCGACGGTGCTGATGGTGCTGCTCTGGGTCGTGGCCCGATAA
- a CDS encoding glycosyltransferase family 4 protein encodes MRVLNYLELADRLARSGIGTAARHQRTALEPANVEVRTSPWSGDSLTGAARSALRGGGFFDEYDLAHVNVIGPGSLAVARHAKRTDVPLVLHSHVTGEDFAESFRFSNQLAGPLKLYLRWFYSQADLVLAPSRYTKSVLESYPVTAPIETVSNGVDIERLAGHESLRQEYRNRFDLDGVVVFAVGNVFERKGLSTFGRLAQRTDYDFVWFGPYDTGPQASKAVNRWTTDPPDNLTFTGWIDDIRGAYGAGDIYLFPTKNENQGIAVLEAMATGNAVVLRDIPVFEEFFTHGEDCLKASTTAEFESALDRLAANPNLRTRLGENAEETAREHRLERVGERLTSIYRRLVDGAGP; translated from the coding sequence GTGCGGGTCCTCAACTATCTCGAACTTGCCGACCGTCTGGCGAGAAGCGGCATCGGCACCGCCGCCCGACACCAGCGCACGGCGCTGGAGCCGGCGAACGTGGAGGTGCGAACGTCGCCCTGGTCCGGCGATTCGCTCACCGGTGCGGCCCGCTCTGCCCTCCGTGGCGGTGGCTTCTTCGACGAGTACGACCTCGCGCATGTCAACGTCATCGGACCGGGATCGCTCGCAGTCGCGAGACACGCAAAGCGAACCGACGTGCCACTCGTCCTCCATTCACATGTCACTGGCGAGGATTTCGCGGAGTCCTTTCGGTTCTCGAATCAGCTTGCCGGGCCACTGAAACTGTATCTCCGCTGGTTCTACTCGCAAGCGGACCTGGTTCTCGCGCCGAGTCGCTACACGAAAAGCGTTCTCGAATCGTACCCCGTGACCGCCCCGATCGAGACCGTCTCGAACGGTGTCGACATCGAGCGACTGGCGGGTCACGAATCGCTCCGGCAGGAGTATCGAAACCGGTTCGATCTGGACGGAGTGGTCGTCTTCGCGGTTGGCAACGTCTTCGAGCGAAAGGGACTCTCCACGTTCGGGCGACTGGCTCAGCGGACCGACTACGACTTCGTCTGGTTCGGTCCGTACGACACGGGACCGCAGGCGTCGAAAGCCGTGAACCGGTGGACGACGGATCCGCCAGACAACCTCACGTTCACGGGATGGATCGACGACATTCGTGGCGCGTACGGGGCTGGCGACATCTATCTCTTCCCGACGAAAAACGAAAATCAGGGCATCGCGGTCCTGGAGGCAATGGCGACCGGGAACGCGGTCGTCCTGCGGGACATCCCCGTCTTCGAGGAGTTTTTCACTCACGGCGAGGACTGCCTGAAGGCGTCCACGACGGCGGAGTTCGAGTCGGCCCTCGACAGACTGGCGGCGAACCCCAATCTCCGAACCCGTCTCGGGGAGAACGCCGAGGAGACCGCTCGAGAACACCGACTCGAGCGGGTCGGCGAACGACTGACTTCGATCTATCGGCGTCTCGTCGACGGGGCAGGGCCATGA